A region from the Saccharomonospora azurea NA-128 genome encodes:
- a CDS encoding HAD family hydrolase: MEKPRLIASDVDGTLLTPMEQVAPRTADVVARAVDDGVPVILVTGRPPRWIPPVAEATGLTGYAVCANGAVLYDISEDRVVDVPGRLDPVHLNDLAEALDHALPGCTLAAERIGTKAVDDDLRNFVIEADYHNPWQDGEGVEAHRAEVLGHPAVKLLVSHRKMTSDEMAVAARSVLGDSVHITFSTGGGLIEISSPGITKASGLADVAERLGVSAQETISFGDMPNDLPMLTWTGHGVAVANAHPTVLEAADEVTASNAEHGVAQVLERWF, translated from the coding sequence GTGGAGAAGCCCCGCCTGATCGCCTCTGACGTGGACGGCACCCTGCTCACCCCGATGGAGCAGGTTGCGCCCCGAACCGCTGACGTCGTCGCCCGCGCGGTCGACGACGGTGTCCCGGTCATTCTCGTGACCGGCAGGCCACCGCGCTGGATCCCGCCGGTCGCGGAGGCCACCGGCCTCACCGGGTACGCCGTGTGCGCGAACGGCGCCGTGCTGTATGACATCAGCGAGGACCGGGTCGTCGACGTCCCCGGCCGGCTCGACCCGGTACACCTCAACGACCTGGCCGAGGCGCTCGACCACGCGCTGCCCGGCTGCACTCTGGCGGCCGAGCGCATCGGCACCAAGGCGGTGGACGACGACCTGCGCAACTTCGTGATCGAGGCCGACTACCACAACCCGTGGCAGGACGGCGAGGGAGTCGAGGCCCACCGCGCGGAGGTGCTCGGTCACCCGGCGGTGAAACTGCTGGTCAGCCACCGCAAGATGACGTCGGACGAGATGGCCGTCGCCGCACGCAGTGTGTTGGGCGACAGCGTGCACATCACCTTCTCCACGGGCGGTGGTCTGATCGAGATCTCCTCGCCGGGGATCACGAAGGCGAGCGGGCTCGCCGACGTCGCCGAGCGGCTGGGCGTGTCGGCGCAGGAGACGATCTCGTTCGGCGACATGCCGAACGACCTGCCGATGCTCACCTGGACGGGGCACGGCGTCGCCGTCGCCAACGCCCACCCGACCGTGCTGGAGGCCGCCGACGAGGTCACCGCCTCCAACGCCGAGCACGGTGTGGCACAGGTGCTGGAGCGCTGGTTCTGA
- the glf gene encoding UDP-galactopyranose mutase translates to MSADTNITDNSSGAYTGFDLVVVGSGFFGLTVAERAASQLDKRVLVLERRDHIGGNAYSEAEPETGIEVHRYGAHLFHTSNKRVWDYVNQFTEFTGYQHRVFAKYQGQVYTFPMNLHLINQFFGKSHSPDEARDLIAEQASEIDTKDATNLEEKAVSLIGRPLYEAFVKGYTAKQWQTDPTELSPSIITRLPVRYNFNNRYFNDTYEGLPVDGYTAWLEKMADHPNIEVRTNVDYFDVRDAIPEGTPTVYTGPLDRYFGYSEGKLGWRTLDFEQEVVPTGDYQGTAVMNYNDIDVPYTRIHEFRHFHPEREYPTDKTVIVREYSRFADDDDEPYYPINTPENRDKLERYRELAKKEAAERNVLFGGRLGTYKYLDMHMAIGSALSVFDNKVAPHLTDGAPLDGSIDA, encoded by the coding sequence GTGAGCGCGGACACGAACATCACAGACAACAGCAGCGGCGCCTACACCGGTTTCGACCTGGTCGTCGTCGGCTCCGGTTTCTTCGGCCTCACCGTGGCCGAACGCGCCGCCAGTCAGCTCGACAAGCGCGTGCTCGTGCTGGAACGGCGCGACCACATCGGCGGCAACGCGTACTCGGAAGCCGAGCCCGAGACTGGCATCGAGGTGCACCGCTACGGCGCCCATCTGTTCCACACGTCGAACAAGCGGGTCTGGGACTACGTCAACCAGTTCACCGAGTTCACGGGCTACCAGCACCGCGTGTTCGCGAAGTACCAGGGGCAGGTCTACACGTTCCCGATGAACCTGCACCTCATCAACCAGTTCTTCGGCAAGTCGCACTCGCCCGACGAGGCCCGCGACCTGATCGCCGAGCAGGCCAGCGAGATCGACACCAAGGACGCCACGAACCTCGAGGAGAAGGCCGTCTCCCTCATCGGGCGCCCGCTGTACGAGGCGTTCGTCAAGGGCTACACGGCCAAGCAGTGGCAGACCGACCCGACGGAGCTCTCGCCGTCGATCATCACGCGGCTGCCGGTGCGCTACAACTTCAACAACCGGTACTTCAACGACACCTACGAGGGCCTGCCCGTCGACGGCTACACGGCGTGGCTGGAGAAGATGGCCGACCACCCCAACATCGAGGTCCGCACCAACGTCGACTACTTCGACGTGCGCGACGCCATCCCGGAGGGCACGCCGACGGTCTACACCGGCCCGCTGGACCGCTACTTCGGATACTCCGAGGGCAAGCTCGGCTGGCGCACGCTGGACTTCGAGCAGGAAGTCGTGCCCACCGGCGACTACCAGGGCACGGCGGTCATGAACTACAACGACATCGACGTGCCGTACACCCGCATCCACGAGTTCCGGCACTTCCACCCGGAGCGGGAGTACCCGACCGACAAGACGGTCATCGTGCGGGAGTACTCGCGGTTCGCCGATGACGACGACGAGCCGTACTACCCGATCAACACGCCCGAGAACCGGGACAAGCTGGAGCGCTACCGCGAGCTGGCGAAGAAGGAGGCGGCGGAGCGCAACGTCCTCTTCGGCGGTCGTCTCGGGACGTACAAGTACCTGGACATGCACATGGCCATCGGGTCGGCGCTGTCGGTCTTCGACAACAAGGTGGCGCCGCACCTGACCGACGGCGCTCCCCTCGACGGGTCGATCGATGCTTGA
- a CDS encoding DUF3558 family protein, translated as MRGSVFAVLSCATVLLAGCTTTVTGTPEPASPPSGEAQAVAGEPCELLTPEEAAALDYEDEGAFTAGDPGQLLPSFCTWSPLYDDVGRDSLDVYFSVDIPLTDYMAGVAPEWEKEIGGLTWARYPSTVGGESLCSLVTELSPSSFVLIMSSDFADESQACEQAEEVAPFVSSHLPGGAPATIEPREPSPLESVDPCSLLTAEQAEELGRRGDGDFLEAQDSLPARCEWIAADGDRRNSTLVTVAPDRPLPEFPLDTEPKEVEEGDRTWLVYPASIPGLCQADLPVTDHSYVAITVVQGDVEEDELCAMVEDTIPFVTENLPES; from the coding sequence GTGCGGGGGAGTGTCTTCGCCGTTCTGAGTTGCGCGACGGTGTTGCTGGCGGGATGCACGACCACGGTGACGGGCACGCCGGAACCGGCGTCGCCTCCCAGCGGTGAGGCCCAGGCGGTCGCGGGCGAGCCGTGCGAGTTGCTGACGCCGGAGGAGGCCGCCGCTCTCGACTACGAGGACGAGGGCGCGTTCACCGCGGGCGATCCCGGGCAGTTGCTGCCCTCGTTCTGTACCTGGTCGCCTCTGTACGACGACGTGGGCCGGGACTCGCTCGACGTGTACTTCTCCGTCGACATCCCCCTCACCGACTACATGGCCGGTGTGGCGCCGGAGTGGGAGAAGGAGATCGGTGGGCTGACGTGGGCGCGCTATCCGAGCACGGTGGGCGGTGAGTCGCTGTGCTCGCTCGTCACCGAGCTCTCGCCCTCGTCGTTCGTGCTGATCATGAGCAGCGACTTCGCGGACGAGTCGCAGGCCTGTGAGCAGGCCGAGGAAGTGGCGCCGTTCGTGTCCTCCCACCTGCCCGGCGGTGCGCCCGCGACGATCGAACCACGGGAGCCGAGTCCGCTGGAGTCGGTCGACCCGTGCTCGCTGCTGACCGCCGAGCAGGCGGAGGAACTCGGTCGGCGGGGCGACGGCGACTTTCTCGAGGCGCAGGACTCGCTGCCCGCGCGGTGCGAGTGGATCGCCGCCGACGGTGACCGGCGGAACTCCACGCTGGTGACCGTCGCTCCGGACCGACCTCTCCCGGAATTCCCGCTGGACACGGAGCCGAAGGAGGTCGAGGAGGGCGACCGCACCTGGCTGGTGTATCCCGCGTCGATCCCGGGGCTGTGTCAGGCCGACCTCCCCGTCACGGACCACTCCTACGTCGCCATCACTGTCGTCCAAGGCGACGTCGAGGAGGACGAACTGTGCGCGATGGTCGAGGACACGATCCCGTTCGTGACGGAGAACCTGCCGGAGTCGTGA
- a CDS encoding haloalkane dehalogenase, whose protein sequence is MRLLRTPEDRFDDLPDFDLPAFHADVDHPMDGIIRIGYVEAGPPDGPTVLLLHGEPSWSYLYRRMVPVLAEAGIRAVAPDLVGFGRSDKPADVADHTYARHVEWMRAFAFDALDLRDVVLVGQDWGGLIGLRLVAENLDRFAGVVAANTGLPTGDQSMPASWWAFHDAVQNAPVLDIARFVQSGCTRTLTEAERAAYDAPFPNEMYKAGPRAMPGLVPTRPDDEASQANRAAWKTLAGSTLPFLCAFSDGDPITAGMEPILRRTMPGAANLRHPTITGAGHFLQEDKGEELAGIVAEFVHGVRARS, encoded by the coding sequence GTGCGGTTACTGCGGACACCCGAAGACCGATTCGACGACCTGCCCGATTTCGATTTGCCCGCCTTCCACGCGGACGTCGACCACCCGATGGACGGCATCATCAGAATCGGCTACGTGGAAGCCGGCCCGCCCGACGGTCCGACCGTGTTGCTGCTGCACGGCGAACCGAGTTGGTCCTACCTCTACCGGCGGATGGTGCCGGTGCTCGCCGAGGCCGGGATCCGCGCCGTCGCGCCCGACCTCGTGGGGTTCGGACGCTCCGACAAGCCGGCCGACGTCGCCGACCACACCTACGCACGCCACGTCGAGTGGATGCGGGCGTTCGCGTTCGACGCCCTCGACCTGCGTGACGTGGTCCTCGTGGGACAGGACTGGGGCGGCCTGATCGGACTGCGGCTCGTCGCGGAGAACCTCGACCGGTTCGCGGGCGTCGTCGCGGCCAACACCGGACTGCCCACAGGGGACCAGTCGATGCCCGCGTCGTGGTGGGCGTTCCACGACGCGGTGCAGAACGCGCCCGTGCTCGACATCGCCCGGTTCGTGCAGTCGGGGTGCACCCGCACGCTGACCGAGGCGGAGCGGGCCGCCTACGACGCGCCGTTTCCCAACGAGATGTACAAGGCCGGTCCGCGCGCGATGCCGGGGCTGGTGCCCACCAGGCCCGACGACGAGGCGTCGCAGGCCAACCGCGCCGCGTGGAAGACGCTGGCGGGATCGACGCTGCCGTTCTTGTGCGCGTTCTCCGACGGCGACCCGATCACGGCGGGCATGGAGCCGATCCTGCGGCGGACCATGCCGGGGGCGGCGAACCTGCGACACCCGACCATCACGGGAGCGGGTCACTTCCTGCAGGAGGACAAGGGCGAGGAGTTGGCGGGCATCGTGGCCGAGTTCGTGCACGGAGTGAGGGCGCGGAGCTGA
- a CDS encoding LLM class flavin-dependent oxidoreductase, which translates to MILPEDRWWAAEPKWRAAEEYGFDHAWTYDHLGWRSLVDGPWFGAVPTLAAAAMVTSTIRLGTFVASPNFRHPVPFAREVVTLDDLADGRLVLGLGAGGLGYDSAVLGGPELSAAQRADRYVEFVEALDHLLRTDGADHSGTYYTARGARNLPGCVQKPRSPLLLAADGPRTIRFAARSGDGWITTGRPEEGQTHEDWWRRVEELSNRFDDALDESRRERVVRCLSLDSSPVFSLSSTEAFAEAVGRAEELGFTDVVVHWPRSGPPYQGRESVLEEVAADLLPKVQGRDQTN; encoded by the coding sequence GTGATCCTCCCCGAGGACAGGTGGTGGGCTGCCGAGCCGAAGTGGCGGGCCGCCGAGGAATACGGTTTCGACCACGCGTGGACGTACGACCACCTCGGTTGGCGTTCGCTGGTCGACGGGCCGTGGTTCGGTGCGGTTCCCACGTTGGCCGCGGCGGCCATGGTGACGTCCACCATCAGACTCGGCACGTTCGTGGCCTCACCGAACTTCCGGCATCCGGTGCCTTTCGCCAGAGAGGTCGTCACGCTCGACGATCTCGCCGACGGGCGGCTCGTGCTCGGCCTCGGTGCCGGCGGGCTCGGCTACGACTCCGCGGTGCTCGGTGGCCCGGAGCTCTCCGCAGCCCAGCGCGCCGACCGCTACGTCGAGTTCGTCGAGGCCCTCGACCACCTGCTCCGCACCGACGGTGCCGACCACTCCGGCACGTACTACACCGCCCGCGGCGCACGGAACCTTCCCGGATGCGTCCAGAAGCCACGGTCGCCGCTGCTGCTGGCGGCCGACGGGCCGAGGACCATCCGCTTCGCCGCGCGCTCCGGCGACGGCTGGATCACCACGGGTCGGCCCGAGGAGGGCCAGACGCACGAGGACTGGTGGCGCCGCGTGGAGGAGCTGTCGAACCGGTTCGACGACGCGCTCGACGAGTCGCGTCGCGAGCGGGTGGTGCGGTGTCTCAGCCTCGACTCCTCGCCCGTGTTCTCGTTGTCGAGCACCGAGGCGTTCGCCGAGGCGGTGGGCCGGGCCGAGGAGCTGGGGTTCACCGACGTGGTGGTGCACTGGCCGCGCAGCGGCCCGCCCTACCAGGGCAGGGAGTCGGTGCTGGAGGAGGTCGCCGCCGACCTCCTGCCCAAGGTGCAGGGCCGGGACCAGACCAACTGA
- a CDS encoding DUF350 domain-containing protein → MLVALSENFGTDLARGIGAIMLYAIVGLVLMVLGFYAIDLTTPGKLSELVRAGLPNAVVITASGLVSMAFIVVVAIWTSASDLLEGLITSLVYGLVGIVAQVLAVRSLEWVTRIDVRSTIESEKYTPASFIVAAAHLALGLVVAVAIS, encoded by the coding sequence GTGCTCGTCGCACTGTCCGAGAATTTCGGTACCGACCTCGCCAGGGGCATCGGGGCGATCATGCTGTACGCGATCGTCGGCCTCGTCCTCATGGTGCTCGGCTTCTACGCCATCGACCTCACCACGCCGGGCAAGCTGTCCGAACTCGTTCGCGCGGGTCTGCCGAACGCCGTGGTGATCACGGCGTCGGGTCTGGTGTCGATGGCGTTCATCGTCGTCGTGGCCATCTGGACGTCGGCGAGCGACCTGCTCGAAGGCCTGATCACCTCGCTCGTGTACGGCCTGGTGGGCATCGTCGCCCAGGTGCTGGCGGTGCGTTCGCTGGAGTGGGTCACCCGCATCGACGTGCGCTCGACGATCGAGAGCGAGAAGTACACGCCCGCGAGCTTCATCGTGGCCGCCGCGCACCTGGCGTTGGGCCTCGTGGTCGCGGTCGCCATCTCCTGA
- a CDS encoding phosphatase PAP2 family protein, with protein sequence MLEKRSSERAVGEEIPRPSGELAVLAGVQRAIARPAVVKAARGLSHFGEHSAGWFALGLVGAAVDSGRRKEWLTAAAGAVGAHAASIAVKRVVRRRRPEHPAVTVGVGTPSRLSFPSSHATSTTAAAVLYSGLVGRNLVPAIVPPMLVSRLVLGVHYPTDVLAGAALGGAVGGVLRRRLTTRKRT encoded by the coding sequence ATGCTTGAGAAGCGATCCTCCGAGAGGGCCGTGGGTGAGGAGATCCCACGGCCCTCCGGGGAGCTCGCCGTCCTGGCCGGCGTGCAGCGAGCGATCGCTCGCCCCGCCGTGGTCAAGGCGGCCCGTGGGTTGTCGCACTTCGGTGAGCACAGCGCCGGCTGGTTCGCGCTGGGGCTGGTGGGCGCGGCCGTGGACTCCGGGCGTCGCAAGGAGTGGCTCACCGCGGCGGCCGGTGCCGTCGGGGCGCACGCGGCCTCGATCGCGGTCAAGCGGGTCGTGCGCAGGCGCAGACCGGAGCACCCCGCCGTCACCGTGGGTGTCGGCACACCCAGTCGGTTGAGTTTTCCTTCGTCACACGCCACGTCGACCACGGCCGCCGCTGTGCTGTACTCGGGGCTGGTCGGGCGTAACCTCGTGCCGGCCATCGTGCCGCCGATGCTCGTGTCCCGACTCGTGCTCGGCGTGCACTACCCGACCGACGTACTCGCCGGCGCCGCCCTGGGTGGTGCCGTCGGCGGCGTGCTGCGCCGCAGACTGACCACACGGAAGCGGACCTGA
- a CDS encoding decaprenyl-phosphate phosphoribosyltransferase has product MSETTERTGVEDGASTRKGPIPTLFGVVRTARPRQWVKNVLVFAAPFTAGQITNVDVLVDAAVAFVAFSLVASSVYLVNDAVDVEADRAHPTKRNRPIAAGIVPIPLAYASAVVFFGAGMAVGVLADWRLLIVLGVYEAVQLGYCFGLKHQPVIDLVIVGSGFLMRLIAGGVATGISLSQWFLLVTAFGSLFMVAGKRFAEVMLFERTGAKIRSSLKKYSGSYLRFVWATSAAILIMTYCLWAFEQQQRVPGTVWSVISIVPFVIAVLRYAVDVDGGNAGEPEEIALRDRVLQVLGASWVITLACSYYL; this is encoded by the coding sequence ATGAGTGAGACGACCGAGCGTACGGGCGTCGAGGACGGTGCCTCCACCCGCAAGGGACCGATCCCGACGTTGTTCGGTGTGGTGCGGACCGCCCGGCCACGCCAGTGGGTGAAGAACGTCCTCGTGTTCGCGGCACCGTTCACCGCGGGCCAGATCACCAACGTCGACGTCCTGGTCGACGCCGCAGTGGCGTTCGTGGCGTTCTCGCTCGTCGCGAGCTCGGTCTATCTCGTCAACGACGCCGTGGACGTCGAGGCCGACCGTGCGCATCCCACCAAGCGCAACCGGCCGATCGCCGCCGGGATCGTGCCGATCCCGCTCGCGTACGCGTCCGCGGTGGTGTTCTTCGGCGCGGGAATGGCCGTCGGTGTCCTCGCGGACTGGCGGCTGCTCATCGTGCTCGGCGTGTACGAGGCCGTGCAGCTCGGCTACTGCTTCGGCCTGAAGCACCAGCCGGTGATCGACCTGGTCATCGTCGGTTCGGGCTTCCTGATGCGGTTGATCGCCGGTGGTGTCGCCACCGGCATCAGCCTGTCGCAGTGGTTCCTGCTGGTCACCGCCTTCGGCTCGCTGTTCATGGTGGCGGGCAAGCGGTTCGCCGAGGTCATGCTGTTCGAGCGCACCGGAGCGAAGATCCGGTCGTCGTTGAAGAAGTACTCGGGCAGCTACCTTCGGTTCGTCTGGGCGACGTCGGCGGCAATACTGATCATGACGTACTGCCTGTGGGCGTTCGAGCAACAGCAGCGGGTGCCCGGCACGGTGTGGAGCGTCATCTCCATCGTGCCGTTCGTGATCGCGGTGCTGCGGTACGCCGTGGATGTCGACGGCGGCAACGCGGGTGAGCCGGAGGAGATCGCGCTGCGCGACCGCGTGTTGCAGGTGCTGGGCGCGAGCTGGGTCATCACGCTCGCGTGCTCGTACTACCTGTGA
- a CDS encoding glutathionylspermidine synthase family protein, translating into MRRETGTPRADWEKIVGEQGLVFGTPARYATGQPRPYWDESVHYVFDMAEILSIEADVELLHSMCLEAVDHVVTAERYAEFGLPEWVWPHIAESWRRGDPHVYGRFDVRYDGRSPAKLLEYNADTPTSLLEAAILQWYWKEDVHPDDDQWNSLHEQLVERWQAVGAKLPSNEVHFSWSGADPTGEDHLTVTYLQETAAEAGLDTVGLAIEEIGWDPLLKRFVDLEEAPMDNILKLYPWEWVIDEEFGRYAVESLPQTLWIEPLWKMLLSNKAILGILWENYPGHPNLLPAFNDQPGMLTEYVRKPKLGREGANVQIVAPGYETETGGVYGSEGFVYQAFDPLPEFDGYRPVLGAWIVGDNAAGLGIRESSGLVTDDGAAFVPHRIPQS; encoded by the coding sequence GTGCGGCGAGAGACGGGGACACCCCGCGCGGACTGGGAGAAGATCGTCGGCGAGCAGGGGCTGGTGTTCGGCACCCCCGCGCGGTACGCGACGGGTCAGCCTCGCCCGTACTGGGACGAGTCCGTGCACTACGTCTTCGACATGGCCGAGATCCTCTCGATCGAGGCGGACGTCGAACTGCTGCACTCGATGTGCCTGGAGGCCGTCGACCACGTCGTGACCGCGGAGCGGTACGCGGAGTTCGGGCTGCCCGAGTGGGTGTGGCCGCACATCGCCGAGTCGTGGCGCCGCGGCGATCCGCACGTCTACGGCCGGTTCGACGTGCGCTACGACGGTCGTAGCCCGGCGAAGCTGCTGGAGTACAACGCCGACACCCCGACCTCCCTGCTGGAGGCGGCCATCCTGCAGTGGTACTGGAAGGAAGACGTCCACCCGGACGACGACCAGTGGAACTCGCTGCACGAACAGCTCGTCGAACGCTGGCAGGCCGTGGGGGCGAAGCTCCCGTCGAACGAGGTGCACTTCAGCTGGTCGGGCGCCGACCCGACGGGCGAGGACCACCTGACCGTGACCTACCTCCAGGAGACGGCGGCCGAAGCCGGCCTGGACACGGTGGGGCTGGCCATCGAGGAGATCGGCTGGGATCCGCTGCTCAAGCGGTTCGTCGATCTCGAAGAGGCTCCCATGGACAACATCCTGAAGCTGTACCCGTGGGAGTGGGTGATCGACGAGGAGTTCGGCCGCTACGCCGTCGAGTCGCTGCCGCAGACACTGTGGATCGAACCACTGTGGAAGATGCTGCTGTCCAACAAGGCGATCCTCGGCATCCTGTGGGAGAACTACCCGGGCCACCCGAACCTGCTGCCCGCCTTCAACGACCAGCCCGGAATGCTCACCGAGTACGTGCGCAAGCCGAAGCTGGGTCGTGAGGGCGCCAACGTGCAGATCGTCGCTCCCGGGTACGAGACCGAGACCGGCGGCGTCTACGGTTCCGAGGGTTTCGTCTACCAGGCTTTCGATCCGCTTCCCGAGTTCGACGGCTACCGGCCCGTGCTGGGCGCCTGGATCGTCGGTGACAACGCGGCGGGTCTCGGGATTCGCGAGTCGTCCGGTCTGGTGACGGATGACGGCGCGGCCTTCGTGCCGCACCGCATACCGCAGTCGTGA
- the serS gene encoding serine--tRNA ligase, whose amino-acid sequence MIDLRTLREEPDVVRASQRARGEDVGVVDRLLSLDARRRSAIATADNLRAEQKQLGKRIGKASGEERESLLARGKELAAQVKAAEAEQKRAGEEFDELHRVVPNVVHPEVPAGGEDDFVVLKHVGTPREFDFTPKDHLELGETLGALDMERGAKVSGARFYFLTGIGARLQLALLNMAAAQAVENGFQLMIPPVLVRPEVMAGTGFLGAHSSEVYRLPDDDLYLVGTSEVPLAGYHSDEIVDLSAGPLRYAGWSSCFRREAGSYGKDTRGIIRVHQFDKVEMFVFCTPDEAEAEHAKLLAWEEEMLAKIEVPYRVIDTAAGDLGTSAARKYDCEAWVPTQQAYRELTSTSNCTTFQARRLSVRYRDEDGRPQIAATLNGTLATTRWIVAILENHQQPDGSVRVPEAMRPFLGGLSVLEPKA is encoded by the coding sequence GTGATTGACCTGAGGACTCTGCGCGAGGAACCGGACGTCGTGCGCGCGTCGCAGCGCGCCCGCGGTGAGGACGTCGGCGTTGTGGACAGGTTGCTGTCCCTCGATGCCAGGCGCAGGTCCGCGATCGCCACCGCCGACAACCTCCGCGCCGAACAGAAGCAGCTCGGCAAGCGCATCGGCAAGGCGTCCGGGGAGGAGCGCGAGTCGCTGCTCGCGCGCGGCAAGGAACTCGCCGCCCAGGTCAAGGCCGCCGAAGCCGAGCAGAAGCGGGCGGGCGAGGAGTTCGACGAGCTCCACCGCGTGGTCCCGAACGTCGTGCACCCGGAGGTGCCGGCGGGCGGTGAGGACGACTTCGTGGTGCTCAAGCACGTGGGCACCCCCCGGGAGTTCGACTTCACGCCGAAGGACCACCTGGAGCTGGGCGAGACTCTCGGTGCCCTCGACATGGAGCGCGGGGCCAAGGTGTCGGGTGCCCGCTTCTACTTCCTCACCGGGATCGGCGCCCGGCTGCAGCTCGCCCTGCTGAACATGGCGGCGGCACAGGCGGTGGAGAACGGCTTCCAGCTGATGATCCCGCCGGTGCTCGTGCGGCCCGAGGTCATGGCCGGGACGGGTTTCCTCGGCGCGCACTCCTCGGAGGTGTACCGCCTGCCCGACGACGACCTGTACCTGGTCGGGACGTCGGAGGTGCCGCTCGCCGGGTACCACTCGGACGAGATCGTCGACCTGTCGGCCGGCCCGCTGCGGTACGCGGGGTGGTCGTCGTGCTTCCGCCGCGAGGCGGGCTCCTACGGCAAGGACACCCGGGGCATCATCCGCGTCCACCAGTTCGACAAGGTGGAGATGTTCGTCTTCTGCACCCCGGACGAGGCCGAGGCCGAACACGCGAAGCTGCTCGCGTGGGAGGAGGAGATGCTCGCGAAGATCGAGGTGCCCTACCGGGTGATCGACACCGCGGCGGGCGACCTCGGTACCAGTGCCGCGCGCAAGTACGACTGCGAGGCGTGGGTGCCCACCCAGCAGGCGTACCGCGAGCTGACGTCGACGTCGAACTGCACGACGTTCCAGGCGCGCAGGTTGTCGGTGCGCTACCGGGACGAGGACGGGCGCCCGCAGATCGCGGCGACGTTGAACGGCACGCTCGCCACCACGCGCTGGATCGTGGCCATCCTGGAGAACCACCAGCAGCCCGACGGTTCGGTGCGCGTGCCGGAGGCGATGCGTCCGTTCCTCGGTGGACTGTCCGTTCTCGAACCGAAGGCCTGA